The Helicoverpa armigera isolate CAAS_96S chromosome 18, ASM3070526v1, whole genome shotgun sequence genome has a window encoding:
- the LOC110378102 gene encoding uncharacterized protein LOC110378102, with product MSSSRQNDSCNWLLVEWKSGGRDVVYIRSVVSPLNKELRAGDQLTVNRRGDPEAATLHARARERDVLDTMLKETGRKEEAGPSVKHEDEPEDYSSSASSWVPSDDGAQSGDSAGEKNKKIKLEHCKRQYSNRRSSKKIMTPSHRANPVIPKIMQQANLVNRKRTYDSLKNGSINKSTPDSTRRNNQNGKGHQNVTIDVRELMNIKNSFQILFNMLEDLKRPVSSVINQSSNDHTTAPFKPEDSHVTYNQSMDELKEDDENSENDEFNRSDDNVLISNKYTNVAVKTDQNKGSGKDEWVPIGSGKTLIHRDQFKRVNWKSYTIATRTLLLAVFPRRILATHSLTGKRSPAFQDKPAKMCLDPKIISDVIMEIMDRFNVRENLVRSIITTKCADECKMWKTRVSKNNKKKSKNHENIPPSNNNLEDQKVM from the exons ATGTCTTCCTCAAGGCAGAATGATAGCTGTAACTGGTTGCTCGTGGAGTGGAAGAGTGGTGGTCGTGATGTGGTGTACATTCGGTCTGTAGTGAGCCCCTTGAATAAGGAGTTAAGGGCGGGAGATCAGTTGACGGTGAACCGGCGCGGAGATCCGGAAGCGGCTACGTTACATGCGCGCGCGC GCGAGCGTGACGTCCTGGATACGATGCTGAAAGAGACCGGGAGGAAGGAGGAAGCAGGTCCTAGCGTCAAACACGAAGACGAACCTGAGGACTACTCCTCAAGCGCCTCGTCTTGGGTGCCCAGTGACGATGGCGCACAATCGGGAGATTCTGCTGGG GAAAAGAACAAGAAAATCAAATTGGAACATTGCAAACGTCAGTATTCCAATAGAAGATCAAGTAAAAAGATTATGACTCCTTCGCACAGAGCCAACCCAGTTATACCAAAGATTATGCAGCAAGCCAACTTGGTGAACCGAAAGAGGACATATGATAGCCTTAAAAATGGATCTATCAATAAATCAACGCCAGATTCCACTAGGAGGAACAACCAAAACGGCAAAGGTCATCAGAATGTGACTATCGATGTGCGTGAACTCATGAATATCAAGAACAGTTTTCAAATATTGTTTAACATGCTTGAGGACTTAAAGCGGCCAGTATCTTCAGTCATTAACCAAAGTTCTAACGACCATACTACGGCTCCTTTCAAACCAGAAGACAGCCATGTAACGTATAATCAGTCAATGGACGAATTgaaggaggatgatgaaaataGTGAAAATGACGAGTTCAATCGTTCGGATGACAATGTACTGATAAGCAATAAGTACACAAATGTTGCTGTAAAGACAGATCAGAACAAAGGGTCGGGAAAAGATGAATGG GTACCCATTGGAAGTGGAAAGACTTTAATACACAGGGACCAATTCAAGAGAGTCAATTGGAAGTCATATACCATTGCTACGAGGACCCTACTCCTGGCAGTGTTTCCAAGAAG GATACTGGCAACACACTCTTTAACTGGCAAGAGATCGCCTGCTTTTCAAGACAAGCCCGCCAAAATGTGTTTGGATCCAAAGATTATATCTGACGTTATTATGGAAATTATGGATAGATTCAACGTAAGGGAGAACCTAGTCAG gagTATTATCACAACCAAGTGCGCCGATGAGTGCAAAATGTGGAAAACTCGAGTCagtaaaaacaacaagaaaaaatcAAAGAACCACGAAAACATACCGCCGTCGAATAATAACTTAGAAGATCAAAAAGTTATGTAG